One Aphidius gifuensis isolate YNYX2018 linkage group LG3, ASM1490517v1, whole genome shotgun sequence DNA window includes the following coding sequences:
- the LOC122850902 gene encoding uncharacterized protein LOC122850902, whose translation MIRSDIEKIEERIPQKKKKTDNVEEKIIQPETINGRLILGLNREIINVKSRLALVEQKSTNILQPLRNNVPVRPVLRDFTNHQESNYSRVMPHDEVEIGRPGSQVLITGDQWDEAMARSTFTSMDIT comes from the exons ATGATTCGATctgatatagaaaaaatcgAAGAACGTATAccccaaaagaaaaaaaaaacagataatgttgaagaaaaaattatccaacCAGAGACAATCAATGGAAGACTCATACTGGGATTGAATCGCGAAATTATAAATGTGAAAAGTCGACTCGCACTAGTTGAACAAAAATCGACCAATATATTACAACCACTTCGAAATAATGTTCCAGTACGTCCAGTGCTAAGAGATTTTACAAATCATCAAGAATCAAATTATTCGAGAGTCATGCCTCACGATGAA gTAGAAATAGGACGGCCTGGAAGTCAAGTATTAATTACAGGAGATCAATGGGATGAGGCCATGGCACGAAGCACTTTTACATCAATGG ACATTACTTGA